One part of the Prunus persica cultivar Lovell chromosome G5, Prunus_persica_NCBIv2, whole genome shotgun sequence genome encodes these proteins:
- the LOC18775907 gene encoding protein NRT1/ PTR FAMILY 7.3, translating to MACLEVSKQGKFKEDEDACTLDGTVDMHGQPAIRAKSGRWVAGIIILVNQGLATLAFFGVGVNLVLYLTRVLQQDNATAANNVSKWTGTVYIFSLVGAFLSDSYWGRYKTCAIFQLIFVTGLISLSLSSQLFLLKPEGCGSQEDPCGTHSKLHVWLFYLSIYLIALGNGGYQPNIATFGADQFDEEDNKEGHSKVAFFSYFYLAMNLGSLFSNTILGYFEDEGVWAIGFWASTASAFAALVLFLGGTARYRHFKPNGNPLSRFCQVLVAAMKKCRAEMPQGGDDLYDEAKKESSNSNRKILYTHGFKFLDRAAYISSRDLDHQKQGICSPWRLCPISQVEEVKCILRLLPIWLCTILYSVVFTQMASLFVEQGAAMKTTVSNFKIPPASMSSFDILSVAVFIFFYRRILDPVVARIRKSDAKGLTELQRMGIGLVIAVLAMLSAGIVECYRLKYADKECPHCEGSSSLSIFWQIPQYACIGASEVFMYVGQLEFFNAQTPDGLKSFGSALCMTSISLGNYFSSFLVSVVMKISTEDDMPGWIPGNLNKGHLDRFYFLLAVLTSIDLIVYIASAKWYKSIKFEGRFEANDDEQGNFKV from the exons ATGGCTTGCTTAGAGGTCAGCAAGCAG GGAAAGttcaaagaagatgaagatgcaTGCACTCTGGATGGTACAGTTGATATGCATGGGCAGCCTGCAATCAGAGCAAAATCTGGAAGATGGGTTGCTGGGATCATCATTCTTG TGAACCAAGGTCTGGCTACCCTAGCATTTTTCGGAGTCGGAGTGAACCTGGTCTTATACCTAACAAGGGTGTTGCAACAAGACAATGCAACTGCTGCTAACAACGTCAGCAAATGGACTGGAACGGTCTACATCTTCTCCCTTGTTGGTGCTTTCCTCAGTGATTCGTATTGGGGGCGATACAAAACCTGTGCTATCTTTCAACTAATCTTTGTCACA GGTCTGATATCATTGTCACTATCATCCCAACTCTTCTTGCTGAAGCCAGAAGGTTGTGGGAGCCAAGAAGATCCATGTGGAACACACTCAAAGTTACATGTTTGGTTATTCTACCTCTCCATCTACCTCATTGCCCTAGGAAATGGAGGGTACCAACCAAACATTGCAACATTTGGAGCTGATCAGTTTGATGAAGAGGACAACAAGGAGGGGCATTCAAAGGTGGCCTTTTTTAGCTACTTCTACCTGGCTATGAACCTTGGTTCCCTTTTCTCCAACACCATATTGGGATACTTTGAGGATGAAGGAGTTTGGGCCATTGGGTTCTGGGCATCCACTGCATCTGCATTTGCAGCTTTGGTCTTGTTTCTTGGTGGGACTGCTAGGTACAGGCACTTCAAGCCAAATGGCAACCCGCTTTCAAGGTTTTGCCAAGTCTTAGTTGCTGCGATGAAGAAATGCAGGGCGGAGATGCCACAAGGTGGAGACGACTTGTATGACGAGGCTAAAAAAGAGTCTTCCAATAGCAACCGAAAGATCCTCTACACCCATGGATTCAA GTTCTTGGACAGGGCTGCATATATCTCATCAAGAGATTTAGATCACCAGAAGCAGGGCATTTGCAGCCCATGGCGTCTCTGCCCGATCTCACAAGTGGAAGAAGTTAAATGCATTTTAAGATTACTCCCAATTTGGCTCTGCACCATTCTCTACTCGGTGGTTTTTACACAAATGGCTTCTCTCTTTGTAGAGCAGGGAGCTGCCATGAAAACTACTGTTTCAAACTTTAAAATCCCACCAGCTAGCATGTCTAGCTTTGACATCCTCAGCgttgcagttttcattttcttttaccgACGAATTCTTGACCCAGTTGTAGCTAGAATAAGGAAATCAGATGCTAAAGGGCTTACTGAGCTCCAACGAATGGGCATTGGCCTTGTTATTGCAGTCTTGGCAATGCTTTCAGCAGGAATTGTGGAGTGCTATAGGCTTAAGTATGCCGATAAAGAATGTCCACATTGTGAAGGGTCGAGTTCCTTAAGCATCTTCTGGCAAATACCTCAGTATGCATGCATAGGAGCTTCTGAAGTGTTCATGTATGTGGGTCAACTGGAGTTCTTCAATGCACAAACACCAGACGGGCTGAAGAGCTTTGGGAGCGCCTTGTGCATGACATCAATCTCACTGGGTAACTACTTTAGCAGCTTTCTCGTGAGTGTGGTCATGAAGATCTCAACGGAAGATGACATGCCAGGATGGATCCCCGGAAACCTCAACAAGGGTCACCTAGATAGGTTTTACTTCCTCTTAGCTGTCCTGACATCGATAGATTTGATTGTCTACATTGCATCCGCCAAGTGGTACAAGAGTATCAAGTTTGAGGGAAGATTTGAAGCAAATGATGATGAGCAAGGAAACTTCAAAGTCTGA
- the LOC18777684 gene encoding pyruvate kinase isozyme G, chloroplastic isoform X1, with protein MATLNVPARMSLLKPERSRATDRLASSKSLCDFTAFHCRPRRKYAQKKQSFTVKSIGIFQDSSRGHFDSHNGPVGSVDKADSTFELQSDNDYLMDQPKLYSDGIRKTKIVCTIGPSTSSREMIWKLAETGMNVARLNMSHGDHESHKKTIDLVKEYNSQFEDKVVAIMLDTKGPEVRSGDVPQPILLKEGQEFNFTIKRGVSTVDTVSVNYDDFVNDVDVGDIILVDGGMMSLAVKSKTKDLVKCVVVDGGELKSRRHLNVRGKSATLPSITEKDWEDIKFGVDNGVDFYAVSFVKNAEVVHELKDYLKGCNADIHVIVKIESADSIPNLHSIIIASDGAMIARGDLGAELPIEEVPLLQEDIIRRCHSMKKPVIVATNMLESMIDHPTPTRAEVSDIAIAVKEGADAIMLSGETAHGKHPLKAVKVMHTAALRTESSLPISTFPPIELRANKSHMGEMFAFHSTTIANSLQTPIIVFTRTGSMAVLLSHYRPCSTIFAFTNEERIKRRLVLYHGVVPIYMQFSNDSEETFSRAIKLLVAKGLLKEGQFVTLVQSGAQPIWRRESSHHIQVRKVES; from the exons TACTGCGTTTCACTGTAGACCCAGAAGAAAGTATGCTCAGAAGAAGCAAAGCTTTACTGTTAAATCAATTGGGATCTTCCAGGACAGCAGCAGAGGCCATTTTGACTCACACAATGGTCCTGTGGGGAGCGTT GACAAGGCTGACTCAACTTTTGAACTTCAGTCTGATAATGATTACCTTATGGACCAGCCAAAGTTATATTCAGATGGTATAAGGAAAACTAAGATAGTATGTACAATTGGTCCTTCAACAAGCTCACGTGAAATGATATGGAAACTGGCCGAGACAGGAATGAATGTTGCACGTTTGAATATGTCACATGGGGACCATGAGTCACACAAGAAAACCATTGATCTTGTCAAAGAATACAACTCTCAATTTGAAGACAAGGTTGTAGCCATAATGCTGGACACCAAG GGTCCTGAGGTTAGAAGTGGAGATGTACCACAACCAATTCTTCTTAAAGAGGGACAAGAGTTTAACTTTACAATCAAAAGAGGAGTTAGCACAGTGGACACAGTTAGTGTAAACTATGACGACTTTGTGAATGATGTGGATGTTGGTGACATTATTCTAGTTGATG GTGGAATGATGTCGTTAGCTGTGAAGTCAAAGACAAAAGATTTGGTTAAATGTGTGGTAGTTGATGGTGGAGAACTAAAATCAAGGCGCCATTTAAATGTGCGTGGAAAAAGTGCAACTCTGCCTTCAATAACAG AAAAGGACTGGGAAGATATCAAGTTTGGAGTGGACAATGGAGTTGACTTCTATGCTGTCTCATTTGTAAAAAATGCTGAGGTGGTCCATGAGTTGAAAGATTATCTCAAAG GTTGCAATGCAGATATTCATGTTATTGTAAAAATAGAAAGTGCGGACTCTATACCGAATCTTCATTCGATAATTATTGCATCTGACGGG GCCATGATTGCTCGTGGAGACCTTGGAGCTGAACTTCCAATTGAGGAAGTTCCTTTATTGCAG GAGGACATCATTAGAAGGTGTCACAGTATGAAGAAACCAGTGATTGTAGCAACCAATATGCTGGAGAGCATGATTGATCATCCTACTCCAACCAGGGCAGAAGTTTCTGACATTGCAATTGCAGTAAAAGAAGGTGCTGATGCAATTATGCTTTCTGGAGAAACTGCCCATGGAAA GCATCCATTGAAAGCTGTTAAAGTAATGCATACTGCGGCTTTAAGAACTGAGTCAAGCCTACCAATTAGCacttttcctccaattgaatTGAGGGCCAATAAG AGTCATATGGGGGAAATGTTTGCTTTCCACTCCACAACTATTGCAAACAGTCTCCAAACACCCATCATTGTTTTCACGAGGACAGGATCCATGGCTGTGCTTTTAAGTCATTATCGGCCTTGCTCAACAATCTTTGCCTTCACAAATGA AGAAAGGATTAAGCGGAGGTTAGTGCTTTATCATGGTGTCGTCCCCATATATATGCAGTTCTCAAATGATTCGGAGGAGACTTTCTCAAGAGCAATAAAGCTATTAGTG GCTAAAGGTCTTTTAAAAGAGGGGCAGTTTGTTACTCTTGTACAAAGTGGTGCACAACCAATCTGGCGTCGAGAATCTTCTCATCATATCCAAGTTCGTAAAGTTGAAAGTTGA
- the LOC18777684 gene encoding pyruvate kinase isozyme G, chloroplastic isoform X2 — translation MATLNVPARMSLLKPERSRATDRLASSKSLCDFTAFHCRPRRKYAQKKQSFTVKSIGIFQDSSRGHFDSHNGPVGSVDKADSTFELQSDNDYLMDQPKLYSDGIRKTKIVCTIGPSTSSREMIWKLAETGMNVARLNMSHGDHESHKKTIDLVKEYNSQFEDKVVAIMLDTKGPEVRSGDVPQPILLKEGQEFNFTIKRGVSTVDTVSVNYDDFVNDVDVGDIILVDGGMMSLAVKSKTKDLVKCVVVDGGELKSRRHLNVRGKSATLPSITEKDWEDIKFGVDNGVDFYAVSFVKNAEVVHELKDYLKGCNADIHVIVKIESADSIPNLHSIIIASDGAMIARGDLGAELPIEEVPLLQEDIIRRCHSMKKPVIVATNMLESMIDHPTPTRAEVSDIAIAVKEGADAIMLSGETAHGKHPLKAVKVMHTAALRTESSLPISTFPPIELRANKSHMGEMFAFHSTTIANSLQTPIIVFTRTGSMAVLLSHYRPCSTIFAFTNDERVCGSNIDCTRKTMSTLYMWALYIYLYR, via the exons TACTGCGTTTCACTGTAGACCCAGAAGAAAGTATGCTCAGAAGAAGCAAAGCTTTACTGTTAAATCAATTGGGATCTTCCAGGACAGCAGCAGAGGCCATTTTGACTCACACAATGGTCCTGTGGGGAGCGTT GACAAGGCTGACTCAACTTTTGAACTTCAGTCTGATAATGATTACCTTATGGACCAGCCAAAGTTATATTCAGATGGTATAAGGAAAACTAAGATAGTATGTACAATTGGTCCTTCAACAAGCTCACGTGAAATGATATGGAAACTGGCCGAGACAGGAATGAATGTTGCACGTTTGAATATGTCACATGGGGACCATGAGTCACACAAGAAAACCATTGATCTTGTCAAAGAATACAACTCTCAATTTGAAGACAAGGTTGTAGCCATAATGCTGGACACCAAG GGTCCTGAGGTTAGAAGTGGAGATGTACCACAACCAATTCTTCTTAAAGAGGGACAAGAGTTTAACTTTACAATCAAAAGAGGAGTTAGCACAGTGGACACAGTTAGTGTAAACTATGACGACTTTGTGAATGATGTGGATGTTGGTGACATTATTCTAGTTGATG GTGGAATGATGTCGTTAGCTGTGAAGTCAAAGACAAAAGATTTGGTTAAATGTGTGGTAGTTGATGGTGGAGAACTAAAATCAAGGCGCCATTTAAATGTGCGTGGAAAAAGTGCAACTCTGCCTTCAATAACAG AAAAGGACTGGGAAGATATCAAGTTTGGAGTGGACAATGGAGTTGACTTCTATGCTGTCTCATTTGTAAAAAATGCTGAGGTGGTCCATGAGTTGAAAGATTATCTCAAAG GTTGCAATGCAGATATTCATGTTATTGTAAAAATAGAAAGTGCGGACTCTATACCGAATCTTCATTCGATAATTATTGCATCTGACGGG GCCATGATTGCTCGTGGAGACCTTGGAGCTGAACTTCCAATTGAGGAAGTTCCTTTATTGCAG GAGGACATCATTAGAAGGTGTCACAGTATGAAGAAACCAGTGATTGTAGCAACCAATATGCTGGAGAGCATGATTGATCATCCTACTCCAACCAGGGCAGAAGTTTCTGACATTGCAATTGCAGTAAAAGAAGGTGCTGATGCAATTATGCTTTCTGGAGAAACTGCCCATGGAAA GCATCCATTGAAAGCTGTTAAAGTAATGCATACTGCGGCTTTAAGAACTGAGTCAAGCCTACCAATTAGCacttttcctccaattgaatTGAGGGCCAATAAG AGTCATATGGGGGAAATGTTTGCTTTCCACTCCACAACTATTGCAAACAGTCTCCAAACACCCATCATTGTTTTCACGAGGACAGGATCCATGGCTGTGCTTTTAAGTCATTATCGGCCTTGCTCAACAATCTTTGCCTTCACAAATGA TGAACGTGTATGCGGTTCAAATATAGATTGTACACGGAAAACCATGTCAACTTTATACATGTGGGCATTATACATTTACCT TTATAGATAG